The Bdellovibrionales bacterium genome has a segment encoding these proteins:
- a CDS encoding sulfite exporter TauE/SafE family protein gives MTGLVGAGGGFLIVPTLIVFAGLNMRIAVGTSLLVIALNSLFGFTTSLSKIMGVQWTFYSP, from the coding sequence TTGACGGGTTTAGTTGGTGCTGGCGGCGGATTTCTTATCGTCCCTACACTCATTGTGTTTGCTGGTCTAAACATGCGAATTGCGGTTGGGACCTCTTTACTGGTCATTGCCTTGAATTCACTTTTTGGTTTCACCACAAGTCTTAGTAAAATTATGGGTGTGCAGTGGACTTTTTATTCACCATAA